GGATGTCGATGCCGCCTTTGAGCCGCTCCCGCGGCGGGGTGGCGGCGAGGATGCACAGGCCGCAGATGCCGACGATGAGGATGCTGCCGATGTTCCGCTTCCGGTTCTCGATGTCCGTGGCGAAATACCAGAAGAACAGGATGAGCAGGGAAAGGCCGACAAAGAAGAGTGTCAGCGGATCCTCAAAGCCTGAACGGAGGAAGTTCAGCACACCCGTGGTGGCGGCGGGATCTTTGGCGGCGGTGGCGGCGAGCATGGCGGAGCGGTGCGGGTTTGCGCCTGGAGGCGCGGGAGAGAGGAAACGTGGGGGAGGCGCGGCTTTATCAGGCGTCGCTCTCCTTTTTGCGGACGGAGGCGACGGCCGGCTTGTCGAACTCGATGAAGGTGCCTTCGCAGACTTTCACCACGACGGTGTTGTCCTTGATGCTGTGGACGATGCCGTGGATGCCGGCGGTGGTGGTCACCTTGTCACCCGTGGCCAGTGCGGCGATGCGGGCGGCCTGCTCCTTCCGCTGGCGCTGCTGCGGGCGGATGAGGAGGAAGTAGAACATGACGATCAGCAGGACCGGCATGACCGCAGGATGGCCGAAGATCCCGGCAGGGGATTCGGCGGCTTGGGCGAGCGGAAGGGAGGAGAAAAGAGTCGGGATCTGGATCATGGAGTGGTGGATCGGGTATAGCGTTGGATGAATGCGTCTTTGAAATCGGTGAAATTCCCTTCGGTGATGGCCTCCCGTGCCCGGGCGACGAGGGACAGGTAGAAATGCAGATTGTGGAAGGAAAGCAACCGCAAACCTAGGATTTCCCCAGCCCGGAACAGGTGCCGGAGGTAGGCCCGGGAGAAGCCCGCGACGTGGGGGTGGGCGCTTTCGCAGATGGGGGAGGGGTCTTTCGCGTGGACCAGGTTTTTGATGTTGATGGGACCGTCCAGGGTGAAGGCCATGCCGTGGCGGGCGATGCGGGTGGGCATCACGCAGTCGAACATATCGACGCCGCGGGAGATCATTTCCAGAATCTGCGGCGGGGTGCCCAGGCCCATGGCATAGCGGGGCTTGTCCCGCGGGAGGAAGGGGACCGCGTTGTCGATGGCGCGGAACATCTCGTGCTCCGGCTCGCCGACGGAGACGCCGCCGACGGCATAGCCGTCGAAATCCAGCTCCACCAGCTCCCGGGCGGACTGCTCCCGGAGGTCAGCATAGACGGAACCCTGGACGATGCCG
The window above is part of the Akkermansiaceae bacterium genome. Proteins encoded here:
- the yajC gene encoding preprotein translocase subunit YajC — encoded protein: MIQIPTLFSSLPLAQAAESPAGIFGHPAVMPVLLIVMFYFLLIRPQQRQRKEQAARIAALATGDKVTTTAGIHGIVHSIKDNTVVVKVCEGTFIEFDKPAVASVRKKESDA